In the genome of Pseudarthrobacter sp. IC2-21, one region contains:
- a CDS encoding cytochrome P450, giving the protein MTAPIESDIDIWADDILVDPYPTYAELREQAAVVHLPKNDLYVLTRYDVIRDALADPEAFSSTSIGFNPMVNEALQGTSLASDPPVHTQLRATLSQNLTPRALRGLKVVIDDKADRLVAGLAGSGSFEAIDALARAFPIEIVADLIGFQGHVKDNMLRWGQAAMQVIGPLNQRTQESFPIAGELYGWCSSVTAEDLAPGSIGRGIFDAEGRGEIPAGTAGHIIHQYLGAGVDTTIAAIGNIIALFGRHPEQFELVRGNPELVPAAFAEVLRYWAPVHIWGRKATRDVEIDGVTIPAGAQVGILFGAGNRDPRHYENPDTFDIARNPVDHLSFGYGPHGCAGQGLARLEAHAIIEALARRVQSLTIGEAVREPSNITRSIEKLEVVKVVAA; this is encoded by the coding sequence ATGACTGCACCGATCGAATCAGACATCGACATTTGGGCTGACGATATCCTCGTCGATCCCTACCCCACCTACGCCGAGCTCCGCGAGCAGGCTGCGGTGGTCCACCTGCCCAAGAATGACCTCTACGTCCTGACCCGCTATGACGTCATCCGCGACGCCCTCGCCGATCCGGAAGCCTTCTCGTCCACCAGCATCGGCTTCAACCCCATGGTGAACGAGGCGCTGCAGGGCACCTCGCTGGCCTCCGATCCGCCCGTGCACACACAGCTCCGTGCCACGCTCTCGCAGAACCTCACCCCGCGGGCACTCCGCGGCCTGAAGGTGGTCATCGACGACAAGGCGGACAGGCTCGTCGCGGGGCTCGCCGGCAGCGGGAGCTTCGAGGCCATCGACGCCCTGGCCCGGGCGTTCCCGATCGAAATCGTTGCCGACCTCATCGGTTTCCAGGGACATGTCAAGGACAACATGCTTCGTTGGGGCCAGGCCGCCATGCAGGTCATCGGCCCGCTGAACCAGCGCACCCAGGAGAGCTTCCCCATCGCCGGCGAGCTCTATGGCTGGTGCTCGTCGGTTACTGCCGAAGACCTCGCCCCCGGCTCCATCGGCCGCGGGATCTTCGACGCCGAGGGCAGGGGTGAGATTCCCGCCGGCACCGCAGGCCACATCATCCATCAGTACCTCGGCGCCGGCGTGGACACCACCATCGCCGCCATCGGCAACATCATTGCGCTGTTTGGCCGCCACCCGGAGCAGTTTGAGCTGGTCCGGGGGAACCCGGAGCTCGTCCCCGCGGCCTTCGCCGAGGTGCTCCGTTACTGGGCACCGGTCCATATCTGGGGCCGCAAGGCAACCCGCGACGTCGAGATTGACGGCGTGACCATCCCCGCTGGCGCGCAGGTGGGCATCCTCTTCGGCGCCGGGAACCGGGACCCGCGGCACTACGAAAATCCGGACACCTTCGACATCGCGCGCAACCCGGTGGACCACCTGAGTTTCGGCTACGGGCCGCACGGCTGCGCCGGCCAGGGCCTGGCCAGGCTTGAAGCGCACGCCATCATTGAAGCCCTGGCACGACGGGTTCAGTCATTGACCATCGGGGAAGCGGTTCGGGAGCCGAGCAACATCACCCGGAGCATCGAGAAGCTCGAGGTAGTAAAGGTAGTGGCAGCATGA
- a CDS encoding NAD(P)/FAD-dependent oxidoreductase, translating to MSMRRIVVVGNGIAGLTACDALRTAGFDGELTVVGAERHQPYSRPALSKALLHGDEDLQAHELPQPTHEATEMLGVSAIGLDADARLVRLEGGGELPYDGLVIASGSRAKRLGFARAGSARAGSGPHARELTLRTIEDAVLLKERVASQPSVIIIGGGPLGMEVASGCLHAGCEVTLVSNAMPLSPQLGGHLAGIFTSAAIQRGLRVVEGGTARIADSAGSPRVVLADGTTLTADLVVTAIGDEPNTGWLAGSGLLAGSSVRVDSRGRLRPDIVAAGDVAFFPTTRGVQRIPLWTSAIDQAKAAAVGLLQGDAAPEFSFQPYFWTEGFGLSLKAVGFTPVAGSPDFCEPGDGADSMLLRWDNGDGSGTAAAINYRIPIPKLRRLANTGPETLRRTVPAGV from the coding sequence ATGAGCATGCGCCGGATCGTGGTGGTGGGCAACGGGATCGCCGGACTCACGGCGTGCGACGCGCTGCGCACCGCCGGCTTCGACGGTGAGCTGACCGTTGTGGGCGCGGAGCGGCACCAGCCCTACAGCCGGCCTGCCCTGTCGAAAGCCCTGCTTCACGGGGACGAGGACCTGCAGGCCCACGAACTGCCCCAGCCCACCCACGAAGCCACCGAGATGCTCGGCGTCAGCGCCATCGGCCTGGACGCCGACGCCCGCCTGGTGCGCCTGGAAGGGGGCGGTGAGCTGCCGTATGACGGCCTGGTCATCGCCTCCGGATCCCGGGCGAAGCGCCTGGGCTTCGCCCGCGCCGGCTCCGCCCGCGCCGGGTCCGGGCCGCACGCCCGGGAGCTCACGCTGCGCACCATCGAAGATGCGGTCCTGCTGAAGGAACGCGTCGCCTCGCAGCCGTCCGTCATCATCATCGGCGGCGGCCCGCTGGGCATGGAGGTCGCCTCCGGGTGCCTCCACGCGGGCTGCGAGGTCACCCTCGTCTCGAACGCGATGCCGCTGTCACCTCAGCTGGGCGGGCACCTCGCCGGGATCTTCACCTCCGCCGCCATCCAACGGGGACTGCGGGTGGTGGAAGGAGGCACGGCCCGCATCGCGGATTCCGCCGGCAGCCCGCGGGTTGTCCTTGCCGACGGCACCACGCTGACGGCTGACCTCGTGGTCACCGCCATCGGCGACGAGCCGAATACCGGGTGGCTTGCCGGCTCCGGTCTCCTGGCCGGGAGCTCAGTGCGGGTGGATTCACGCGGGCGGCTTCGGCCGGATATTGTGGCCGCCGGGGACGTGGCGTTCTTTCCCACCACCCGGGGTGTTCAGCGCATCCCGCTGTGGACCAGCGCCATCGACCAGGCCAAGGCCGCCGCCGTCGGCCTGCTCCAAGGCGACGCCGCACCCGAATTCAGCTTCCAGCCGTACTTCTGGACGGAGGGCTTCGGCCTGTCGCTGAAGGCGGTGGGCTTCACCCCGGTGGCCGGGAGTCCCGATTTCTGTGAACCCGGCGACGGTGCGGACTCCATGCTGCTGCGCTGGGACAACGGGGACGGCTCCGGCACAGCCGCGGCGATCAACTATCGGATCCCCATCCCGAAGCTGCGCCGGCTGGCCAACACGGGCCCGGAAACGCTGCGGCGGACCGTGCCGGCGGGGGTCTGA
- a CDS encoding ferredoxin yields the protein MRIELDRPRCEGHGLCEEAAPKLMHLDDDGELVIDVPEVDGVELEAAKAAVRICPVAALRLAAA from the coding sequence ATGAGGATCGAACTGGACCGGCCGCGCTGCGAGGGCCACGGCCTCTGCGAGGAAGCCGCGCCCAAGCTCATGCACCTGGATGACGACGGCGAACTGGTCATCGATGTGCCGGAGGTTGACGGAGTGGAGCTGGAGGCCGCGAAGGCCGCCGTCAGGATCTGCCCGGTGGCCGCACTGCGTTTGGCCGCGGCATGA